The following nucleotide sequence is from Terriglobales bacterium.
CTCGCCGCCAACTTCGACGTTCGGATCGACGCGACGCGCATCCTCGAGCGTGATCTGCACGTTTGGATCTTCGACCTGCTCCGGAGTCTCTACGACACTCCTGTAGCTATAAGCCTGGATCGCACCTGTCTCTTTATTGAGTTCGGCGCGCATGTTCTCCTGGATCTTGTAGTGCTTGCGCGTGGCGACAGCAATGGCGTCTTCCACCGCGTTGACCACAATTTGCGGATCGATTCCTTTTTCCCGGCTCAGCGCTTCAATATTTTCGTACAGCGGACTTGCCATGATTGCCCTTAGTTCCCGTTATTCCTAAATCTCTAAATCTCCGGCACCAGACGAGCGCGTTCAATGTTGCTCATCTCCAGCTCAATCGCGCGCTCCGTGGTATCACCTTCGACAGCAGACTTCTTCTTGTGCTTGCCCTTTTTCTTACTCGACTCCAAGTCCAGGGCAATGCGGCTGTCGTCCAGCGTGCGAAGCCTACCTTCAAAGTGCCGGTTCCCTGCCACAGGCTCGCGCGTCATAATCTTGACTTTGCTACCCGAGAATCGCTGGAAATCGGCCGGCTTGACCAACTTTCGGTCGAGCCCAGGTGATGAGACCTCCAACAGATATTCGCCACCCGGAACGGCATCCTCTACGTCAAGAACCGTGCTCAATTCACGACTGTAATTCGCGCAATCTTCGTGAGTGATGCCCGCCAACCTGTCCCAATTCACAGGCGAAGGCACTTTTTCTCCAGCCTCGGCTGCCGCAGCGAACTGCTGCTCGAGAGCACGTCTTCCTTCGGCATTTTTCTCGATAAAGAGCCGGAGAAGGCGTCCTTTGCCCCCGCCGTGAAACTCCAAATCAACAACTTCGAGTCCCGACGAAGCTCCGATTCGTTCCGCAATCGCACGCACACGGGCTTCATCGAATGGCATTACCTGTCTTCAGCCTGCAAATCGCAAAAAGTTTGCCGGAAAT
It contains:
- the rimP gene encoding ribosome maturation factor RimP, whose protein sequence is MPFDEARVRAIAERIGASSGLEVVDLEFHGGGKGRLLRLFIEKNAEGRRALEQQFAAAAEAGEKVPSPVNWDRLAGITHEDCANYSRELSTVLDVEDAVPGGEYLLEVSSPGLDRKLVKPADFQRFSGSKVKIMTREPVAGNRHFEGRLRTLDDSRIALDLESSKKKGKHKKKSAVEGDTTERAIELEMSNIERARLVPEI